Genomic segment of Umezawaea sp. Da 62-37:
CCAGGTTCTCCGACCGGCTCGCCGTCGCCGGTGCCGCCGACCGCGGTGACGAGCCGCTCGCCCGGCCGTCGCGGATCGTGGAGTGCAAGTCCTGCCCGTGGTGGCCGACGTGCGAGGTGGAGCTCAAGCGCACCCGCGACGTCAGCCTGGTCGCCCGCGGCGAGGACGCCACCGCGCTGCGCAGGGTCGGGGTGTCCACTGTGGACCAGCTGGCCGCGCAGACCGTGGGCGAACCGCTGGTCCCGTTGGTGGGCATGCCGTTCGACGACGCGGTCGTCCTGGCCCGCGCGTGGCTGCGCGACCTCACCGTCGTCCGCCGGTCCGAGCGGATGGTGGTGCCGCGCGCCGACGTCGAGGTGGACGTCGACATGGAGAGCTTCGCGGACCTCGGCGCGTACATGTGGGGCTGCTGGCTGTCCGGCGAGAACGTCGACGAGGAGCCGGGCTACCGGGCGTTCGCGACCTGGGACCCGGTGCCCAGCGACGACGAGGCGCGCTCGTTCGCCGAGTTCTGGACGTGGCTGACCGCCGTCCGGCTGCGCGCCCTCGCGCGCGGGCTGAGCTTCCGCGCCTACTGCTACAACGAGCTGGCCGAGAACCGCTGGCTGCTGGGCTCCGCCGAGCGGTTCAAGGGCATGCCGGGCATCCCGCCGATCGCGCAGGTCCGCGAGTTCATCAAGTCCGACGCGTGGGTCGACCTGTTCGGCATCGTGCGCGAGGAGTTCCTCTGCGCGCACGGCAAGGGCCTGAAGACCATCGCCCCGGTCGCCGGGTTCACCTGGCGCGACCCGGAGGCGGGCGGCGAGAACTCCATGCGCTGGTACCGCGACGCGGTCGGCATGGACGGCAACCCGCCCGACGCCGACCAGCGCCGCAGGCTGCTCGAGTACAACGAGGACGACGTCCGGGCCACGCACGCGCTGCGCAACTGGATGTCGTCCGAGGAGATCAAGCTGCTGCCGTTCGCGGGCGACCTCGAAGGGCCGCCCGCGTCGGCGGAGTAGCTAGCGGGGCGCCATCCGGAGCGCGCCGTCCATGCGGATGACCTCGCCGTTGAGGTAGTCGTGCTCGACGATGGTCAGCGCGAGCTGCGCGTACTCGGCGGGCAGGGCGAGGCGCTTCGGGAACGGGACGCCCGCGGCCAGGCCCGCGCGGAAGTCGTCGGACACGGTGGCGAGCATCGGGGTGTCGACGATGCCGGGCGCGATGGTCATCACGCGGACGCCGACGGACGACAGGTCGCGCGCGGCGGGCAGGGTCATGCCGACGACGGCGGCCTTGGACGAGGCGTAGGCGACCTGGCCGATCTGGCCGTCGAACGCGGCGATGGAGGCGGTGTTGATGACGACGCCGCGCTGCCCGTCCTCCAGCGGCTCGGTCCTGCCGATCGCCTCCGCGGCCAGGCGCAGCACGTTGAACGTGCCGACGAGGTTGATCTCGATGACCTTGCGGTACAGGTCGAGGTCGTGCGGACCGCTCTTGCCGACGGTCCTGGTCGACGGGCCGATGCCCGCGCAGTTGACGACGATCCGGAGCGGGGCGCCGGAGCCCGCCGCGGTGTCGACGGCCGCCTGGACCTGCTCGGGGGAGGTCACGTCGGCGGCCAGGTAGGTCACGCCCTCGACGGCCTCGGCCTTCTCGATGGCCGCAGGCAGGTCGAGCGCGAACACCTTCGCCCCCTTGACCGCCAAGGCGCGAGCCGTCGCTCCACCGAGGCCGGACGCACCACCCGTCACGATCGCCGCGGTACTCGTGATCTGCATGCGGCCAGGTTAACGCTCGTTCAGCGCAGGCTCTTGCCCCGGTGGTCGGAGAAGTGCAGCAGTGCGACCAACGGCACAGCCGCCAGCGCCGCGAGTCCCACGAACAGCAGCAGAATCAGCAGTAGCTCCATGCGGTGAACAGTGCTCCCATCGTGGTCCTCCGCGCGCCGTCCGCCAGAGGGGTTGTCTTCGTGCACTCAGGGGATGACCCGTGTCACGCTGAGCTACACCTCGATGATCGACTTTTCTCCGGGGCCGTTCGTTAGCAGGGGTAACCAAAAGTGCCGGCACCGCGTAAGTTGGCCCTGTGTTCACCACCCGGCCGGAACTCGTCGGCACCCACGGCATGGTCGCCTCCACCCACTGGCTCGCCTCCTCGGCGGGCATGGCGGTGCTGGAAGCAGGGGGGAACGCCTTCGACGCCGCGGTCGCCGCGGGCTTCGTCCTCCAGGTCGTCGAACCGCACCTCAACGGTCCCGGTGGCGAGGTGCCGGTGGTCTTCTCGGC
This window contains:
- a CDS encoding TM0106 family RecB-like putative nuclease — protein: MTSQVQLDAGVVTRCRRRVHLEHDPEMRDVDKAPPDPAGEQRKADANEHRRQVSHALARLFGSQLMEIPFGPDIRTADRERVTLAAMQAGTPYIWGPALPRDLTGGRRGGIDLLVKDTTGYVPVLVVRHKTSDPGHGARTSPLSHPLPNGARVDPTRKVRPQPRDQLRLAHAQRQLQAAGFAKHGRAMAGVIGMDADVVVWHDLEAPTWPGGRTALAEYDARFSDRLAVAGAADRGDEPLARPSRIVECKSCPWWPTCEVELKRTRDVSLVARGEDATALRRVGVSTVDQLAAQTVGEPLVPLVGMPFDDAVVLARAWLRDLTVVRRSERMVVPRADVEVDVDMESFADLGAYMWGCWLSGENVDEEPGYRAFATWDPVPSDDEARSFAEFWTWLTAVRLRALARGLSFRAYCYNELAENRWLLGSAERFKGMPGIPPIAQVREFIKSDAWVDLFGIVREEFLCAHGKGLKTIAPVAGFTWRDPEAGGENSMRWYRDAVGMDGNPPDADQRRRLLEYNEDDVRATHALRNWMSSEEIKLLPFAGDLEGPPASAE
- a CDS encoding SDR family NAD(P)-dependent oxidoreductase; the encoded protein is MQITSTAAIVTGGASGLGGATARALAVKGAKVFALDLPAAIEKAEAVEGVTYLAADVTSPEQVQAAVDTAAGSGAPLRIVVNCAGIGPSTRTVGKSGPHDLDLYRKVIEINLVGTFNVLRLAAEAIGRTEPLEDGQRGVVINTASIAAFDGQIGQVAYASSKAAVVGMTLPAARDLSSVGVRVMTIAPGIVDTPMLATVSDDFRAGLAAGVPFPKRLALPAEYAQLALTIVEHDYLNGEVIRMDGALRMAPR